Genomic segment of Drosophila biarmipes strain raj3 chromosome 2L, RU_DBia_V1.1, whole genome shotgun sequence:
tatatgttaaaaaacaccgaagatataattttattttaatttttccccgattgttcctatgggagctataagataaagttgTCTGATCAGGTTggtggttccgacttatatactgcctgcaataaaaaagaagaagacttttggggaagtttcagcccgatagcttaaaaactgaaagactagtttgcgtataaacggacagacagacggacatggctagatcgactcgtctaggaatgctgatcaagaaacgtctccttcactgcgttgcaaacttctaactgaaatcattacacCCTCGGCAAGGGTATGAAAACAACGGAAATATCTTGCTTTCGTCAATACCTAAGCTAATTTTGCCATTCCCACCCTAATGCCTAAAAAACGTCCAAAACTATTCCTTTGAATGCTGAGACCTCGAAAACTAAAAGCTTGTAAGATCGGAGGCTCTACAGATTTTTGCATCGCAAGTATATTTCAGCGAAGTGTCACTTTAAATGTCACAGTATGAACTAAAATCATCTCTAAAGATTTCGGTATACCTTTCTACATTCTTCAATTGGCTATGaccaaatgaaatttatgctAGGTGAAACCTATCAATCTCCCCTTACTGCATATCTTACGGCATATTTCCATATAATAAATTTCTTACAAAGCAATCaaaaaaattccaaacttGTATAATAGGTGATAATTGTTAACagcaattaaatataattatgggGATAACAATTACTCCCTCCCGAAATAGCTACAGTTCTGTATAAAAGGACACCATTAAAAGTCTAAGCAAAATGTCTATAaaattactttgtttattatcacaaaatattatatctaaaTTATTCTACCTcgttaatagtttttctttaaaacataagtcttacatttttttttgcatttttacaaatgtttagTTTGATGACAACTTTccaaatgttttctttttacttaaataaatcaaataagaATATATTCTTGTCAAACAAATGCTGCATACTTTGGCCATTCAATAAGCAAGAAATGTGTAAATATGTGTTGTTTATAACCAGTTGAGAAATCTCAAGTGCTATATAGTTTGAAATTTTGAaccaattttgaaaaaaaaagataagaaTTGGTTTAGTCCAGTTCTCTACTATTCTAAGTAAAAATTGTTATGGAATGCCagttttttaatcataaaatattaaaaacacatacatatttttgcttaaagaagttattttaaaacactAAATTAGAACGACTTCAGTATTGTGGGTGAAAGTGTTCTTCCTTTTTAAGTGCTGATTAGAGTTTTGGACACTTTTGTTGCCGGtgagctttttatttttcacaggACTGTATACTTGAAAAGGTAAACTCTATAAAAGCAGAGGGTGTCACAGCGCTTGACCAAAAGTTCTTAATATGGAGTCAACCCGTATGGAAGTCAAAAGTAAAAGTCTCTATCAAACATATTGGCTTTATTGGCGACTTTTGGGCGTCGAGGGCGATTATCCTTTCAGATGGTTACTGGATTTGGCGATCACCTTCTTCATCACCACTTGGTACAACGTGCATTTAATACTCGGACTCTATAATAAGCCGGCCGTAGAAGTCCTAAGGAATCTGTATTTTACAACAGAATGTATCTTCTGCAGCTTTAAATTCATCTGTTTTCGTTGGAAACTTTCGGATATTAGGGAAATCGAAGGATACCTTCAGGATTTGGATAGCAGAGCTGATAATGAAGAAGAACGCCGGTACTTTAATCGAAGTCCACGAAGTGTGGCCCAAACACTCTCGAAAAGCTATTTAGTGGCTGCTATATCATCCATAATCACTGCAATCGCTGCCGGCTTGTTTAGTAGTGGTCGAAATTTAATGTATGCGGGCTGGTTTCCTTATGACGTTCAAGCCAGCGCACTAGTCTTTTGGATTAGCTTCACATATCAGGCTGTTGGGTCAAGTATGTTGATTTTGGAAAACCTTGCCAACGATTCATATCCCCCAATAACATTTTGTGTGGTCACTGGACATGTGAGACTTTTGGCTATGCGATTGAGTCGAATTGGACAAGATGAGAAGATATCAATggctgaaaataaaagaaaacttatCGAAGGAATAAAGGACCACAGAAAGCTAATGCGGTAAGATAgaaccttttaaaaataatatgtaaaatcTCAACATTGGTGGGCCgattaaataaactaaaatttctatttttataaatcttCCAGAATAATTTCCTTGCTTCGTAGAATTTTACACCTTACCCAACTGGCCCAGTTCCTTTCTAGTGGAATCAACATTGCAATAACGCTGATCAATATCCTTTTCTTTGCGGAAAATAAGTTTTCGATGACTTACTATGCTGTGTTCTTTGCAGCCATGTTTATAGAACTATTTCCAAGCTGTTACTACGGAACTCTGATGAAGATGGAGTTTGACAAATTGCCCTACGCCATTTTCTCAAGCAATTGGATTAAAAAAGATAACGATTACAAACGATCCTTAATAATACTGATGCAGTTCATGATTGCTCCGGTGGATATTAAAGCAGGCGGTATCGTTGGCATCGACATGAGTGCATTTTTTGCCACGTGCCGTTTGGCCTATTCCTTCTTCACCTTAGCCTTGTCGTTCCGATCCTAGGAGTAGGACAGTACTGTAAAAAGGTGTCCCTAAAGAACTTTTTAACAAAGCTTGACAAAAGTATTAAAAGTTAGTAGCTTAATGACTATATAACTCATGCTATTATCCtatttatctagaattaaatattacacCCAAACACCAAACGttaatcaataaaatttttcttctcaacccataaatatttatttacactgCCGCCCTCAAGAATAATCGgctcaataaattaaaaactgtcTAGGTAGAGGGTtttcaacaaataaaaagaCTACCCAGACGGTTGTTACCCAAGAAAGGTGTCAATTGTTAACCAAAATTATAGGGCTTCCTCAGGGACACTAAATCGGTGGGCGTTCCATTGGTGGCCTGAAATTAGACCAAGTATAAAAGGGGAAATGCCGTAGGATCCACACAATTGTTTCGAAAATGGACTTAAGGCCGCCAGTTATCCGAAGTGAACACATCTACAGAGCCTATTGGTTATATTGGCGTCTTTTGGGATTGGAAAGCCAATTTGTTCTAAACCGCTTGCTGGATGTTTTGATCACAGTTTTTGTCACTTTCTGGTATCCAATTCATTTAATTCTCGGCCTATTTCTGGAAAGAACACTCGGCGATGTCTGCAAAGGGCTACCAATCACAGCTGCCTGCTTCTTCGCCAGCTTTAAATTTGTATGCTTCCGCCTGAAGCTGGAAGATATTAAAACAATCGAAGTGTTGCTCAAAGAGCTTGATCAGCGAGCTCTGAGTCAGGGGGAACGCCAGTTTTTTAACCAAAATACGAAACGGGAAGCGAATTTGATTTGGAAGAGTTTCATCGTGGCCTACGGATTGTCGAATGTTTCGGCGATAGCATCGGTTCTATTCGGTGGTGGACATAAGTTGTTATATCCGGCCTGGTTTCCGTACGATGTGCAGGCCTCAGAGCTGGTATTTTGGCTAAGTGTAACCTACCAAATAGTTGGAGTAAGCTTGGCAATAGTTCAGAACCTGGCTAATGATTCCTATCCGCCGATGACATTTTGTGTGGTAGCAGGACATGTGCGACTACTGTCAATGCGCCTAAGTAGAATTGGACAAGATCGAAAGGATACAAAGGCCGTCATCGGAAAGCAGTTAGTCGAAAGCATTGAGGACCATCGAAAAATCGTGAAGTAATGTATTCTTCTTAAGACTTCAGAAACATTTTCTTATATGTCTAAATGTATCtcctatatttattatattatatacataaCACCGAGTTTGCCCTTCCAGAATCGTGGATTTGCTGCGCAGCACCATGAATATGTCGCAACTTGGCCAGTTTATATCGAGTGGCGTTAACATTTCCATAACGCTCGTCAACATTTTGTTCTTTGCGGAAAATAACTTCGCCGTGACTTACTATGGCGTGTACTTCGTTTCCATGGTACTGGAGTTGTTTCCG
This window contains:
- the LOC108033540 gene encoding odorant receptor 33b; amino-acid sequence: MDLRPPVIRSEHIYRAYWLYWRLLGLESQFVLNRLLDVLITVFVTFWYPIHLILGLFLERTLGDVCKGLPITAACFFASFKFVCFRLKLEDIKTIEVLLKELDQRALSQGERQFFNQNTKREANLIWKSFIVAYGLSNVSAIASVLFGGGHKLLYPAWFPYDVQASELVFWLSVTYQIVGVSLAIVQNLANDSYPPMTFCVVAGHVRLLSMRLSRIGQDRKDTKAVIGKQLVESIEDHRKIVKIVDLLRSTMNMSQLGQFISSGVNISITLVNILFFAENNFAVTYYGVYFVSMVLELFPCCYYGTLISVEMSRLTYAIYSSNWIGMDRGHCRTMLIFMQLTLTEVQIKAGGMIGIGMNAFFATVRLAYSFFTLAMSLR
- the LOC108033534 gene encoding odorant receptor 33a, yielding MESTRMEVKSKSLYQTYWLYWRLLGVEGDYPFRWLLDLAITFFITTWYNVHLILGLYNKPAVEVLRNLYFTTECIFCSFKFICFRWKLSDIREIEGYLQDLDSRADNEEERRYFNRSPRSVAQTLSKSYLVAAISSIITAIAAGLFSSGRNLMYAGWFPYDVQASALVFWISFTYQAVGSSMLILENLANDSYPPITFCVVTGHVRLLAMRLSRIGQDEKISMAENKRKLIEGIKDHRKLMRIISLLRRILHLTQLAQFLSSGINIAITLINILFFAENKFSMTYYAVFFAAMFIELFPSCYYGTLMKMEFDKLPYAIFSSNWIKKDNDYKRSLIILMQFMIAPVDIKAGGIVGIDMSAFFATCRLAYSFFTLALSFRS